From the genome of Natrinema marinum:
TCGATCTCGTCCGGGAGCACCTCGAGACGCGATCGGATCTCGGCCATCTCCCGGTCGATCTCGTCTAAGAGTTCGTCGGCCTCCTCGCCCATCGTCTCGACGTGCCCCGAGAGCAGGCCGGCCTGCGTGCGGCAGTACTCGACGAACTCGTCGACCGCGAGTGCGTCCGCGGCGTCGTCGCTCATGAGGCTCCCTTGGGGCTTCCGGGCGAAGGTACTTTGGGATCGAATCGGTGCGCGACCGAATCGAGAGGGATTAATAGCGAGGGGTGACAGCGAACGGAAACGATGTAAACCGATATCGTGAGCGCACACACGGGTAGCGGGTTCCTACCGCGTAGAACCCGTCGGAATTCACTGATCCGCGTCCGGCCACCCGGTCGCGGCGATCGTCCCAGCGAGCGGGTCTCGAGGCGTCTATCGGGACGGTGTGCACGCAGTATCACGTTCCTACGCTGGTTTTCGATTTCGAAACGGTCGATGTCCAGTAGTATCCGGTAGGGTCCGTGTTGAGCAGCCGATCAATAATGAAATCGTGGCTATACGTCGTGGAACCAAGCGTTGAAAGGCGGTAACCGCGGTATTACAAGGGGTCACTCTCCCGTCGACGGCGTCATGGCAGTGGGGAAAGACGAGGCAGGGGATCGGACGTGTCCGCGCTGTGGATCGGCTGCCGTGACACGCCAGCGAGTGATCGAACACGAGCCGTGCGGGGCAATCAAACCGGAACCGGTGTTCTGTACGGCCGACGGCATCGTCTGCCCGGACTGCGGCGAGCGGTGTCGCGAGGTCGCGTTCATCGACGGCGACCGTCCGTGGACGTGTGGGGACTGCGGGCACACCTTCGGCACGAGCCGAGCGGAGACGGCGGACGGCGAGACGGCGTGGCAACGAGACGCCACGGTCGTCCTCGAGCGCGCGCGGTCACGGATCGCAGCGACGCCGTCGCCCGTAAACGGGGCCGGCCGGGGTCGGCGGATGCTGGTCGTGGTCGTCGCCGTCTTGCTCGTCTCCGCGGCGGCCATCGCGGCGATCGGGCCCGCGACGTTCCGACCGGAACCCGTCGCGACCGAGACCGTGCCCGCGTCGAATCCGGTCGCGGACGGTTCCGAAACGGACGACGCGGTAGAAGACGGCGAGCGGGGACGGTCGGAAGAGACGGCCTGGCAGTCGTACAGATCGATCGTCATCTTCCGAAACGACGACGTACAGACGGGCTATCGAGCCGACGCGATGCACGCCGTCGATCGAGTATTCATCGAGGAGAACGTTCCCGTGACCCAGGGCGTGATTCCCCCGCTCGAGGACGACCGCTCGAGCCGCGAGCTTTGCAGCTACCTCCGCGAGCAGGCGGACGCACATCCAGAGACATTCGAGTACGCGCTTCACGGGTACACACACGACCGACGGACCGGGTTCCACGGCGGTAGCGAGTTCGGCGGCCTGCCGCCAGAGCGCCAGCAGGAGTTGCTTCAGGAGGGGACGGCGGCACTCGAGTCCTGCGTCGGGCAACCGCCGACGACGTTCGTCCCGCCGTTTAACACCTACGACGAGGCGACTGCGAGCACGCTCGCCGAGCACGGATACGCGGCCGTCTCCGGCGGCGAATGGTTCACGCGCGCGTATTTCAACGAAACCGGCCCGTTCGCGGCGAACGGGATCCTCCACCTTCCGAACACCCACTCGTTCGTCCGAAACTGGACGACCAACGAGTTCTACTCGCAGCGCACCCTCGAGCGGCGGTTCGACGACGCGTACCGGGACGGCGACCTCTACGTGCAGATGCTCCACTACCCGACGTTCACGTCCGAAGAGAAACTGCGTCGGCTCCGCGGACTCATCGACCACGCGAAATCGAAAGGCGACGTGGCGTTCATGACGGTCGGCGAGTTCGCCCGCAAGTACGAACGCGGGCGACTCGAGCGGACCGAAACCGGCTGGCGAGTCGAGGAGTCGGTCGACAGCGGCGAACCGATCTCGGACGAGGCGTCGGTCACGGAGAACGGGACGAGCGCCGGCGGGCACGCGCATCCGCCCGGCGGAACCGATTCGACGGACCGAAGTCGCGATGTCGTGAGCGAGGGCGGCCCGCAGGTTACCATCCGCGCACGCGGAGAACCATGACTGAGCGCGTTACCGCCCGGACCTTCGGCCTGCTCTTGCTCTGTCTCGCGACCGCCGTCCCGTACGGGCTGCTCGTCCGCTTGCTATCGACCGAGACAGTCTTCGCGATCGCGCTGTACGTCGCCGTGTTCGCGGCGTATCTCGCCTGGTCGTGGTACGTCGTGGAGCGCCGGCCCGCGTATCGTCACCGCTTCTCGCCGACGGCGCTCGGGCTGGCCCTCGGCTGTTGTACCGTCGCGGTCGTCCTGCTCGGCTGGGTGGCGCCGACCGCCGTCGCGCTCGTCCATCTCGGCGCGCTCGTCGTCGTCTTCGGCTGCTGGGCGATCCCGTTTGCGGCCCTCGCTCACGCGCTGACCGGCAGCGAGTACGACGACGTTGCCGAGTTCCCATCGATCACGATCCTCGTCCCGGCGTACAACGAGGAGGGGTACGTCGGCCGGACGGTGGCGAGCCTGCTCGAGGCGAACTATCCGGCCGAAAAGGAGATCATCGTCGTCGACGACGGCAGCACGGACGGGACTCACGAGGAGGCCGGCCGCTACGGGGCCGAAAACGTGACCGTCGTCTCGAAGGACAACGGCGGGAAGTACTCCGCGCTCAACTACGGCCTCCTCTTCGCCGAGGGGGAGGTCGTCGTGACCGTCGACGCCGACAGCATCGTCGAGACGAACGCGCTCCGCGAGATCGTCGCGCCGCTCGCCGCGGACCCTGCGGTCGGTGCGGTCGCGGGCAACGTCCGCGCGTTCAATCGGGACTCGTTCGTGACCAGATGCCAGGCGATCGAGTACGTCCTCAGCATCAACCTCTTCCGGCGGGTGTACGACCAGTTCGGCGCCGTTCCCATCGTGCCGGGCTGTCTGGGCGCGTACCGCCGGGCCGCACTCGAGGAGGTCGAGGCGTACGACCCCCACACCCTGACCGAGGACTTCGATACGACGATGAAAGTGCTGGCGAGGGGCTACGAGGTCCGCTTCAGCGAGGCGGTCGTGTACACCGAAGCGCCCGACACGTGGCGCGACCTCTACCGGCAGCGTCTCCGGTGGTACCGCGGCAACGTGATGACGCTGCGAAAGCACCTGTTCGGCAGCACGCCGCCGGGGAACCGGTACGTCGATCGAATCCACGTCCCGCTTGCGGTGATCACGATGCTCTTTACGCCCGTCGCGAGCTGGCTCGTGCTCGGCGTCATCGCGTACATCGTGGTGACTGGCGGCCACACGGCGATCCTTCCGATACTCGTGACGTACACGGTCCTCGTCGTGCTCCTGACGGCGCTCGCGCTCGGGATCGAGGGCGAGAGCTACTGGTATCTCGGCTACGCGCCGCTGTTCGTCCTGGGCTACAAGCACGTCAACGACCTCGTCATGGTCAAGAGCATCGTCGACGTCGTCGGCGGGACGGACCTGGACTGGACGAACGTGTCGCGGATCGACCAGCGAGAGTCGACATCGACCGAACTCCCCAGCGAACCGGCATCGGCTGACCTTTCCAGCGAACCGTCGTCGAACCGGCAGGGCGATTGAGGACGGCCAGCCGGGGTACTCGATCGCCCCATTACGATTGTCACGCGACGAGCGGCCCGATCCGGCGGCCCCACACCCAATGTCGTCGAATGCTAGCATAGCCCACGACATTGGCCTTTCAGACTCGTTAAGTCCTTCCGGCCACTGATACAGATACAATGAATCTGGCATCGCGTCGACAACCGAGACAGTCCGTAGTCGCGACCGAACGATGAGCAAGGACACCATCGAAGTTCGAGGTGCCGAGGAACACAACCTCAAGGACCTCGACGTCACGATTCCCCGCGAGGCGTTCACCGTCGTCACCGGTCTTTCGGGCTCGGGCAAGTCCTCGCTGGCGTTCGAGACGGTCTACGCCGAAGGCCAGCGCCGATACATCGAGAGCCTCTCGGCGTACGCCCGGAACTTTCTGGGCCAGATGGACAAGCCTCAGGTCGAGACCGTCGAGGGCCTGTCCCCGGCGATCTCGATCGACCAGAAGAACGCCGCGAACAACCCCCGATCGACCGTCGGGACCGTCACCGAACTCCACGACTACCTGCGGCTGCTCTACGCCCGCGTCGGCACGCCACACTGTCCCGACTGTGGCCGCGAGGTCGGCGAGCAGTCGGCCCAGAACATGGTCGAGCGCATCCTCGAGCTCCCCGACGGGACGAAAGCCAAACTCGCGGCACCCGTGGTCCGCGACCAGAAGGGTGCGTTCGAGGACCTCTTCGAGGAACTCGTCTCCGAGGGGTACGCCCGCGTCGAGATCGACGGCGAGGAACACGACCTCACGATGGACGACCCCGATCTGGACGAGAACTTCGATCACACGATCGACGTGATCGTCGACCGCGTGAAGGTCAGCGTCGAGGACCGGCCGCGAATCATCGACAGCGTCGAGACGGCGCTCGAGGAAGCCGACGGCGTCCTCAAGGTCATCCTGCCGGACGCCTCCGAGGAAGTCGCCGCGGACCTCGGGGAGGAGGCCCGCCGGACGGGCGCGCTGGGCGAGGAGACCGAAGACGACGACCGGTTCGTCGTCGAGTTCTCGAAAGACCTCGCCTGTACGCACTGCGGGAT
Proteins encoded in this window:
- a CDS encoding DUF2334 domain-containing protein; amino-acid sequence: MAVGKDEAGDRTCPRCGSAAVTRQRVIEHEPCGAIKPEPVFCTADGIVCPDCGERCREVAFIDGDRPWTCGDCGHTFGTSRAETADGETAWQRDATVVLERARSRIAATPSPVNGAGRGRRMLVVVVAVLLVSAAAIAAIGPATFRPEPVATETVPASNPVADGSETDDAVEDGERGRSEETAWQSYRSIVIFRNDDVQTGYRADAMHAVDRVFIEENVPVTQGVIPPLEDDRSSRELCSYLREQADAHPETFEYALHGYTHDRRTGFHGGSEFGGLPPERQQELLQEGTAALESCVGQPPTTFVPPFNTYDEATASTLAEHGYAAVSGGEWFTRAYFNETGPFAANGILHLPNTHSFVRNWTTNEFYSQRTLERRFDDAYRDGDLYVQMLHYPTFTSEEKLRRLRGLIDHAKSKGDVAFMTVGEFARKYERGRLERTETGWRVEESVDSGEPISDEASVTENGTSAGGHAHPPGGTDSTDRSRDVVSEGGPQVTIRARGEP
- a CDS encoding glycosyltransferase family 2 protein, which encodes MTERVTARTFGLLLLCLATAVPYGLLVRLLSTETVFAIALYVAVFAAYLAWSWYVVERRPAYRHRFSPTALGLALGCCTVAVVLLGWVAPTAVALVHLGALVVVFGCWAIPFAALAHALTGSEYDDVAEFPSITILVPAYNEEGYVGRTVASLLEANYPAEKEIIVVDDGSTDGTHEEAGRYGAENVTVVSKDNGGKYSALNYGLLFAEGEVVVTVDADSIVETNALREIVAPLAADPAVGAVAGNVRAFNRDSFVTRCQAIEYVLSINLFRRVYDQFGAVPIVPGCLGAYRRAALEEVEAYDPHTLTEDFDTTMKVLARGYEVRFSEAVVYTEAPDTWRDLYRQRLRWYRGNVMTLRKHLFGSTPPGNRYVDRIHVPLAVITMLFTPVASWLVLGVIAYIVVTGGHTAILPILVTYTVLVVLLTALALGIEGESYWYLGYAPLFVLGYKHVNDLVMVKSIVDVVGGTDLDWTNVSRIDQRESTSTELPSEPASADLSSEPSSNRQGD